Below is a genomic region from Paraburkholderia sp. BL23I1N1.
GGGCGGCAACTCGAGCACGGCCGCCTGCCTGCCCGTCAGCCTTTCCAGCAACGCACGGGACAACCCAAACGGAGCCCTCGCCAGAAGCAATTCCAATGCGCCGCTGTCGAGCAGGGTCTGAATCGTATCGAGCCACGCGAGCCGCTCAGTTGAGCGACGCTTACGCGAAGGCGCAAATGGGTCAAGCACATGACCGCCACCAACCGTGCGATCGGCTTGCGCATTGCGCACGACAAAGCGGTCGCCAGGAAGCGCACACACCGGCCGTTCGAATACAAGTTGCACGCGCGCCGATTGACCTGCCGCGAGCGTCTCGCCATCGAGCAACGCGACGTGCGCAACCTGATGCTGCGTGCCCAGATGCACATGCAGCGGCGCCCAATGCTCCAGTGTCAACGGTGCATCGGCGAGCAGCGTCAACATGACGTCGATGCGTTCCGAGGCTTGCGACAGACGCGGATCGACGATCCAGTCGCCGCGATCGATTGCGCTCTTCTCAATGCCCGCAAGATTCAAAGCGCAACGCTCGCCTGCCCGCCCGGTCTCTGCCGGACGATTCTGCGCATGAATACTGCGCACACGCACCGGCTGATTTTTCGGCGCGAGCAGCATGGTCTCACCTACCGCCACGCGTCCCGACGCCACGGTCCCCGTCACGATCGTGCCCTGGCCCGCCAGCGTGAAGACCCGGTCGACCGCGAGACGGAACAGGCCGTCGTCGCGCTTCATGTGCCACGCTGCTGCCGCTGCGTGCAAATGCGCCTTCAGCACCGCCACGCCAGGATCGTCGTCATTTAGGGCGTTGGTATTGAACACCGGCGCGTCCTGCAGTACGCTGCCGCTCAGAAACGCTGCGACCTCGTCATGCACCTGCTTCAGCCGCTCGGCATCAACGCGGTCTATCTTGGTCAGCGCTATCGCGCCGTGCCTGATGCCGAGCAATTCCACAATCGCCAGATGTTCGCGCGTTTGCGGCATCACGCCGTCGTCGGCAGCGATCACGAGCAGCGCGAAATCAATCCCGCTTGCGCCCGCGGTCATCGTATGGACGAGTTTTTCGTGGCCCGGCACGTCGATCAGACCGAGCACGTCGCCGTTATCGAGCGGTACGTACGCATAGCCCAGTTCGATCGAAATACCGCGCGCCTTTTCTTCCTTGAGACGATCTGTATCGACGCCCGTCAGCGCTCTCACCAGACTCGTTTTGCCGTGGTCGATATGCCCCGCCGTACCTACGATCATGCGTGCATGCCCTTCAGTTGCTCGATCAACTGCGCTTCGTCAGCGGCTTCGATACAGCGCAGATCGAGACGCAACGCATCGTCTGCAATACGTCCGATGACCGGCCGCGCCATCTCACGCAAGCGCTTCTCAAGCGCGAGCAATTGACGTCCGCCGCGCTTGCCATCGGCAGTCCTGATGACCAGGCCGTAACTCGGCAACACGTCACCGGGCAACGCGCCGCTGCCAATCTGGCTGAACATGGGCTCGGCCACCACGGCGTAGCGTTCGCCGGCCGCGCGCTGCAGCGCAGGCTGTACCCGCTCCGCAGTGAGCCGGATATCCTCGCTCGGGCGCGTGAGCAAGCGCAGCGTGATCAGCCGTTCCGCGAGTTTCTCCGGCGCACGATACATCTGCAGAACGGGCTCCAGTGCCGCAAGCGTCAGTTTGCCGACCCGCAGCGCGCGCTTGAGGGGATGCTTCTTGATCCTGGCGATCAGATCGCGCCGGCCGACGATCAAACCGGCTTGCGGGCCGCCGAGCAATTTGTCGCCGCTGAACGTGACAAGATCGGCACCGGCTTCGATGGTTTCGCGCACCGTCGTCTCGCGTGGCAAGCCCCATTGCGTCAGATCGACCAGCGTGCCGCTGCCGAGGTCCACGGCAACGGCGATCCCGCGCGCGTGGGCGAGCGGTGCGAGGGCATCGACCCCGACCTCCTTGGTGAATCCGCTGATCGCATAGTTACTCGCATGGACTTTCATCAACAGCGCGGTTTGCGGGCCGATGGCTTCGCCGTAGTCCTTCAGATGCGTACGATTGGTTGTGCCGACTTCGCGCAGCTTCGCGCCCGCACGGCTCATGATGTCGGGAATGCGAAACGCGCCGCCGATTTCAACCAACTCGCCCCGCGACACAATCACTTCTCTCTTCGAGGCCAACGCGGACAACGTGAGCAACACGGCGGCGGCATTGTTATTGACTACGGTCGCCGCTTCGGCGCCGGTCAATTCGCAGATGAGCCCGTCGATCAGATCGTCGCGGTCACCGCGCTTGCCCGTGCCGAGATCGAACTCGAGGTTGACCGGTTGCGTGAGCGCCTTCATGACGGCTTGCACCGCTTCGTCCGGCAGCAAGGCGCGGCCGAGGTTGGTATGCAGCACGGTGCCGGTCATATTGAAGACGCTGCGCAAACGGGCCGCGTTGCGCCGGCGCAGCGCAGCTTCGACCGTTACCTGCAGTTGCGCGACATCGAGCGCGCTCACCGGTGCCTCGCCGGACTGTGCGCTGGCACGCCAGGTGTCGAGCGCGTGACGCAAGGCGTTCAACACCTGCGTGCGGCCGAACTCGCTCAGCAGCGCCGCGAATTCGGCCGACGCCATCACCTTTTCCACCGACGGCACACGCGCCATCAGCGCGCGCAATTCAGAGCCGGTTACATCGCTCACGAGGTTATCCCTTTTCTTCTGTCGTGCTTCAGTCGTGCTTCATTCCGACTCGCCGGAAGACTCAGCCGCTGCGCCGGTCTGCTCCGGCCACAGCCACGGATGCGGCGACGCGCGCCGGTAACCCTCCGCCCCCATCAGCAGATCCAGCGTGAGACTGGCGAGATCGTCCGCGAACGGTTCGAAATCGTAGTCTTTCGACTGAATGCCGATCTTCCGGTAAGTATGGCATTCGTCGCACGACTCTGCCTTCAAGGCTGCATTCCTGGAATCGGCTTCGCGAGTGGCCTCATCGGCGTCCTGCGCGCCGACAGCGTGATAGGCAATGCCCTTGGTCGAGTCGCAGTTCGAACATTTCGAGCGGACCATGTGCCACTCCGTTGCACACAAACCGCATTGCAGGTAGCGGTAATTGTCATACGCACCACCCACGCGCACCATGCTCGCCACCGGATGCGATCCGCATACCGGACACAGGCCGAGCGTCTCGATGTACGGCACCTCGCGCTTGTCGATATCGGCGGCGAGGTCGGTCCAGACCACTTGCAGTGCGGCCATGATGAACGGCGCGCTCGCCGGATCGACTTCGTCGAAACGCTGCGCGAAGATGGCATCGGCCTGGGCTTCGAGCGTGGCTTTATCGAGTGTTCCCAGTCTGACGAAAAGCGCTTCGAGCGGCGGTGTGAGCGGGCCGGCGGCTTGCACCTTGTCGACCAATTGCAGCAAAACATCGTGCCACGCCGGATCGCGCGCGCCGGAGAGCGCTGGAATCAGCGGCATGGAATGCTGTTGTGCGCGCGCGATCGAGTCGGCGCTGGGCGGCTGGGCCTTGAAGCCAGTGATCACGGCTTGCTGCGCATCCGCCAGCTCGGCCATCAGGCGCAAATAGCCGGCAATCGGATTGCTGAGCGCCGCCAGTTGACGCAACCGCGCGGCGCGCGCCGAAAAAACCGCCAGCCGTTCCGGCGTACGGATACGGGGAATCGCCGTGTGATCGAGCGATTTGATATCGCCTGCTTCAAGAATGCGTTGAACCAAAGTATCGACCTCTGAGAACTGAAGATCCGCCGCCGTTCATCGAACTGGAGCGGCGGCTCGGGGTGCGGTGCGCGGCACGTCGCGCCGCAAATCGTGCCGCGCTTCTTGTCGATCCTACTTGCCGATGATTTCCTTGAACCAGTTCGGATGATGCTTTCTTGCCCAGCCGTAGGTCACGGTACCGCGCGTCATCGCGCCAATCGAGCCCTTGACCCACAACGCCGCGTAAATATGCACGACGATGCCGACAATCAGTACGAACGCCGCCGCCGCATGAACCAGCGCCGCGAAGCGAATGACCTCAATCGGGAAATAGAACGAGAAATAGCGCCGCCAGATCACGATGCCACTCGCCAGCAACAGCAGCAGGCAGATCACCATGGTGAAAAATAACAGCTTTTGACCGGCGTTGTACTTTCCGATCGCGGGGAGCTTGTCCTCGCGATTGTTGAGCACGTCGTCGATCTGCTTCATCCACTGGATGTCGGCGCGGTCGAGATAGTTGTGATGCCAGAAGCGCAACGCAAGAATCAGGAACGAGAGGAACATCACGCAGCCGACAAACGGATGCAGAATCCGCGTCCATTGCCCGCCGCCGAAGATCGCGTACAGCCACGACATCGCCGGATGAAACATGGCGAGGCCCGACAGCGCCAACAGAACGAACGTGATCGCGGTGATCCAGTGATTCGTCCGTTCATTCGGCGTGTAGCGTTGGATCAAGCTGTTGCCCTTCACGTCTTTCAGCACAACGTGCTCATGGTTTTCAGCGTGCTTCATCGGATGCCTCCCGCGAACGGCGTGCTTCGTCGGCTTCATGTTGCGCTTCGGCTTCTTCTGCTTCCGTCACCTCGTTCGGACCGATTCGCGTGTAGTGGAAGAACCCTGCCACTGCAGCAAACGCGATCCCCGCCAGCGCCAGCGGTTTCGCCAGACCTTTCCATAGAGAAACCATCGCGCTGATCTTCGGATTCTGCGGCAAGCCGTGATACAGGTTGGCTTTGTCGGCGTGATGCAGCACATACATCACGTGCGTGCCGCCCACGCCGGCAGGATCGTACAAACCGGCATTCTCGAAACCGCGCTCCTTCAGATCGACGATCCGATCCGCCGCCTGCTGCTTCATGTCCTCCTTGGTGCCGAACATGATCGCGCCGGTCGGGCAGGTCTTCACGCACGCCGGCTCCTGGCCCACGGCCACGCGGTCAGAACACAGCGTGCACTTGTACGCGCGGTTGTCCTTCTTCGAAATGCGCGGCACGTTGAACGGGCAACCGGTGATGCAATAGCCGCAGCCAATGCAGTTTTCCTCGTGAAAATCCACGATGCCGTTCGTGTACTGCACGATCGCGCCCGGCGAAGGACACGCCTTCAGGCAACCCGGATCCTCGCAGTGCATGCACCCGTCCTTGCGGATCAGCCACTCGAGATCGCCCTCGGTGTTCTCGTACTCCGAGAACCGCATGACGGTCCAAGAATGCTCCGACAAATCGCGCGGGTTGTCATAGATGCCGG
It encodes:
- the selB gene encoding selenocysteine-specific translation elongation factor, encoding MIVGTAGHIDHGKTSLVRALTGVDTDRLKEEKARGISIELGYAYVPLDNGDVLGLIDVPGHEKLVHTMTAGASGIDFALLVIAADDGVMPQTREHLAIVELLGIRHGAIALTKIDRVDAERLKQVHDEVAAFLSGSVLQDAPVFNTNALNDDDPGVAVLKAHLHAAAAAWHMKRDDGLFRLAVDRVFTLAGQGTIVTGTVASGRVAVGETMLLAPKNQPVRVRSIHAQNRPAETGRAGERCALNLAGIEKSAIDRGDWIVDPRLSQASERIDVMLTLLADAPLTLEHWAPLHVHLGTQHQVAHVALLDGETLAAGQSARVQLVFERPVCALPGDRFVVRNAQADRTVGGGHVLDPFAPSRKRRSTERLAWLDTIQTLLDSGALELLLARAPFGLSRALLERLTGRQAAVLELPPDTRVVELPGHDALLIADASWRALNTRLTTMLKQYHERSPDELGPDVSRLRRIAAPLVDDAVWRALVDDVAARGEIVRRGPWLHLPDHAVTLDDADRALAAALLPALKEGRFDPPWVRDLANAQGVPEDRVRQLLRKLARQGELFQVVRDLFYHHEVIRELALIAGAEARKNAGTVAAAPFRDVTGLGRKRAIQLLEFFDRVGYTRFHRGLHLMRTDSRWLELL
- the selA gene encoding L-seryl-tRNA(Sec) selenium transferase is translated as MSDVTGSELRALMARVPSVEKVMASAEFAALLSEFGRTQVLNALRHALDTWRASAQSGEAPVSALDVAQLQVTVEAALRRRNAARLRSVFNMTGTVLHTNLGRALLPDEAVQAVMKALTQPVNLEFDLGTGKRGDRDDLIDGLICELTGAEAATVVNNNAAAVLLTLSALASKREVIVSRGELVEIGGAFRIPDIMSRAGAKLREVGTTNRTHLKDYGEAIGPQTALLMKVHASNYAISGFTKEVGVDALAPLAHARGIAVAVDLGSGTLVDLTQWGLPRETTVRETIEAGADLVTFSGDKLLGGPQAGLIVGRRDLIARIKKHPLKRALRVGKLTLAALEPVLQMYRAPEKLAERLITLRLLTRPSEDIRLTAERVQPALQRAAGERYAVVAEPMFSQIGSGALPGDVLPSYGLVIRTADGKRGGRQLLALEKRLREMARPVIGRIADDALRLDLRCIEAADEAQLIEQLKGMHA
- the fdhE gene encoding formate dehydrogenase accessory protein FdhE; this encodes MVQRILEAGDIKSLDHTAIPRIRTPERLAVFSARAARLRQLAALSNPIAGYLRLMAELADAQQAVITGFKAQPPSADSIARAQQHSMPLIPALSGARDPAWHDVLLQLVDKVQAAGPLTPPLEALFVRLGTLDKATLEAQADAIFAQRFDEVDPASAPFIMAALQVVWTDLAADIDKREVPYIETLGLCPVCGSHPVASMVRVGGAYDNYRYLQCGLCATEWHMVRSKCSNCDSTKGIAYHAVGAQDADEATREADSRNAALKAESCDECHTYRKIGIQSKDYDFEPFADDLASLTLDLLMGAEGYRRASPHPWLWPEQTGAAAESSGESE
- a CDS encoding formate dehydrogenase subunit gamma, coding for MKHAENHEHVVLKDVKGNSLIQRYTPNERTNHWITAITFVLLALSGLAMFHPAMSWLYAIFGGGQWTRILHPFVGCVMFLSFLILALRFWHHNYLDRADIQWMKQIDDVLNNREDKLPAIGKYNAGQKLLFFTMVICLLLLLASGIVIWRRYFSFYFPIEVIRFAALVHAAAAFVLIVGIVVHIYAALWVKGSIGAMTRGTVTYGWARKHHPNWFKEIIGK
- the fdxH gene encoding formate dehydrogenase subunit beta translates to MALQSLDIKRLSATTLPEPQVREPVTGTVAKLIDVSKCIGCKACQTACMEWNDLRDEIGTTTGIYDNPRDLSEHSWTVMRFSEYENTEGDLEWLIRKDGCMHCEDPGCLKACPSPGAIVQYTNGIVDFHEENCIGCGYCITGCPFNVPRISKKDNRAYKCTLCSDRVAVGQEPACVKTCPTGAIMFGTKEDMKQQAADRIVDLKERGFENAGLYDPAGVGGTHVMYVLHHADKANLYHGLPQNPKISAMVSLWKGLAKPLALAGIAFAAVAGFFHYTRIGPNEVTEAEEAEAQHEADEARRSREASDEAR